A DNA window from Daucus carota subsp. sativus chromosome 3, DH1 v3.0, whole genome shotgun sequence contains the following coding sequences:
- the LOC108214851 gene encoding AUGMIN subunit 5 produces the protein MQSSKSSSVPQPDVILDWLHKEMGYRPLGPYIASSKASMPSADSLRRILRGNMIPVWNFLLKRVKSEKTVENIRRNILVHGSEGIEVETVKRSRDRRKETATSSNLGESSREAALQERDAAEKEVERLRQVVRRQRKELKARMLEVSKEEAERKRMLDERSNYRHKQVMLESYDQQCDEAAKIFAEYHKRLRYYVNQARDAQRSSSDSVDLATSIHTGSEKDSVYSTVRGSKSTDDIILIETARERNIRKACESIVEQMIEKIRSSFPAYEGCGIHANSQAEAAKLGFEFDGEIPEEVRDVIISCSKSPQQLLLAITSYTERLKSMITREIEKIDVRADAETLRYKYENNRVMDASSSDISSPLQYQLYGNGNGNGNIGGDVPLRGTQNQLLERQKAHVQQFVATEDSLNKAAEARSMCQKLLKRLLGSNDVVSSHTVIGGTSQNMSSLRQLELEVWSKERETAGLRASLNTLISEVQRLNKLCAERKEAEDSLRKKWKKIEEFDARRLELESIYTALLKANMDAANFWSQQPLAAREYASDTIVPACTVVMNISNDAKDLIEREVSAFYQSPDNSLYMLPSTPQALLESMGASGSTGPEAVAVAEKNAVVLTARAGARDPSAIPSICRVSAALQYPAGLEDAGLASILESMEFCLKLRGSEACVLEDLAKAINLVHIRRDLVESGHSILNHAYHVQQEYERTTSFCLNLAAEQEKTVTEKWLNELKTGVINAQKCQEDCKYIGGLLDEWWEQPASTVVDWITVDGQNVAAWHNHVKQLLTFYDKELL, from the exons ATGCAGAGCTCAAAGAGCTCATCAGTGCCTCAACCAGATGTAATTCTCGATTGGCTTCACAAAGAGATGGGATACAGGCCGCTTGGTCCTTACATTGCTTCCAGCAAGGCTTCAATGCCTTCCGCCGATTCGCTCCGTCGAATTCTCCGTGGAAACATGATCCCCGTCTGGAATTTCCTGTTGAAGCGAGTCAAATCGGAGAAAACTGTGGAGAATATCCGGAGGAATATACTCGTGCACGGCAGTGAGGGGATTGAGGTGGAGACGGTGAAGAGGAGTAGAGATAGGAGGAAGGAGACGGCTACGAGTTCGAATTTAGGGGAGAGTAGTAGAGAGGCTGCGTTGCAGGAGAGAGATGCGGCGGAGAAGGAGGTGGAGAGGTTGAGGCAGGTTGTTAGGAGGCAACGGAAGGAGTTGAAGGCGAGGATGTTGGAGGTTTCGAAAGAGGAGGCTGAGAGGAAGAGGATGCTCGACGAGCGGTCTAATTACAG GCACAAACAGGTAATGTTGGAATCTTATGATCAACAGTGTGATGAAGCGGCAAAGATATTTGCAGAGTATCATAAGCGACTACGTTATTATGTTAACCAAGCAAGAGATGCTCAGCGATCCAGTTCTGACTCTGTTGATCTGGCTACCAGTATCCACACCGGCAGTGAGAAGGATTCTGTTTATTCCACTGTCAGAGGCTCAAAGTCAACGGATGACATTATTCTAATTGAAACTGCAAGGGAGAGGAACATCCGGAAGGCATGTGAGTCTATTGTAGAACAGATGATTGAAAAGATTCGCAGCTCTTTTCCAGCTTATGAAGGATGTGGTATCCATGCTAACTCTCAGGCAGAAGCTGCCAAGTTAGGATTTGAATTTGATGGCGAGATCCCTGAAGAGGTTAGAGATGTTATTATAAGTTGTTCGAAAAGCCCCCAACAGTTGCTTCTAGCAATCACTTCATACACAGAAAGGCTAAAATCAATGATTACTAGAGAAATAGAGAAAATTGATGTTAGAGCTGATGCAGAAACCTTAAG gtacaaatatgaaaataatagaGTCATGGATGCTTCTTCTTCTGATATAAGCTCGCCCCTACAATATCAGCTTTATGGAAACGGAAACGGAAACGGAAACATTGGGGGTGATGTGCCTTTAAGAGGGACCCAAAATCAACTTCTTGAAAGACAG AAAGCCCACGTGCAGCAGTTTGTGGCTACTGAAGATTCACTAAACAAAGCTGCAGAAGCTAGAAGCATGTGTCAAAAGCTTTTGAAGCGATTGCTAGGAAGTAATGATGTCGTTTCTTCTCACACTGTCATTGGAGGCACATCTCAAAACATGAGTAGTCTTAGGCAATTAgag TTAGAAGTTTGGTCCAAGGAAAGGGAAACAGCTGGTTTAAGGGCTAGCTTGAATACATTGATATCTGAAGTGCAACGTTTGAACAAATTATGTGCTGAGAGGAAGGAAGCTGAAGATTCTTTGAGAAAGAAGTGGAAAAAGATTGAAGAATTTGATGCTCGTAGATTGGAGCTTGAGTCCATTTATACAGCTCTACTTAAGGCAAACATG GATGCTGCAAACTTTTGGAGTCAGCAGCCATTAGCTGCAAGAGAGTATGCATCAGACACCATAGTTCCAGCATGTACTGTTGTGATGAACATATCAAATGATGCCAAAGATCTTATTGAAAGAGAAGTGTCAGCTTTCTACCAAAGTCCAGATAACAGCTTATATATGCTTCCCTCGACCCCACAG GCACTCTTGGAGTCCATGGGTGCCAGTGGATCCACAGGCCCAGAAGCAGTTGCTGTTGCTGAAAAAAATGCTGTTGTGTTGACTGCAAGGGCTGGTGCTAGAGATCCATCTGCCATTCCCTCCATATGCCGTGTTTCTGCTGCTCTTCAATACCCTGCAG GTTTGGAAGATGCTGGATTAGCATCTATTTTAGAATCAATGGAGTTCTGCTTAAAACTTCGCGGGTCAGAGGCTTGTGTGCTGGAGGACCTGGCAAAAGCAATTAATTTGGTACACATACGTCGAGATTTGGTTGAAAGTGGTCATTCAATACTTAATCACGCTTATCATGTGCAGCAAGAGTATGAAAG GACAACAAGCTTTTGCCTGAATTTGGCTGCAGAACAAGAGAAAACTGTTACAGAGAAATGGTTAAATGAACTGAAGACTGGAGTTATAAATGCTCAGAAATGCCAGGAAGATTGCAAATATATAGGGGGGTTG CTTGATGAATGGTGGGAACAACCAGCGTCAACTGTTGTTGACTGGATTACTGTTGATGGACAAAATGTTGCCGCTTGGCATAACCATGTGAAGCAGCTTCTTACATTTTATGACAAGGAACTCCTATGA